A genomic window from Pecten maximus chromosome 6, xPecMax1.1, whole genome shotgun sequence includes:
- the LOC117329131 gene encoding uncharacterized protein LOC117329131, whose amino-acid sequence MASNGSDEEDILSVWESRRRTTIQLLRTLADELDSMQGKVNIGRLTGSTTAIVSGIGTLASLALVPFTGGVSTLAMVGFGGVGVFSGVVSIGTLIGKYFTEKDIMQNVQKAIDDDRETSQRLNEELNVTDENGECVVEANVTPMEVAGALGRVLRAPLTPRRAAVGGCADVGARVGANVVRCAGAAKGAQAVGIGACAAAKASAQAIGMEAAREAGGAIGAGAAIGARAASKVGAAFIVVLLPLDIHDFVVTSIETYHGSIHESANAVRHLADELETEMTSVLAAYRAWRGSRGREMCASLLRSGSVDN is encoded by the exons ATGGCGAG CAACGGTTCTGACGAGGAAGACATTTTGAGT GTGTGGGAGTCCCGAAGGAGAACAACCATACAACTGCTGCGAACGCTTGCAGATGAACTGGATTCCATGCAAGGAAAAGTAAATATTGGTAGATTGACCGGGTCAACTACAGCTATTGTATCAGGTATTGGCACGCTTGCCTCTCTTGCACTGGTTCCATTCACGGGTGGTGTGTCGACCTTGGCCATGGTAGGATTTGGAGGTGTTGGAGTATTTAGCGGTGTTGTTAGCATCGGAACTTTAATCGGAAAGTATTTCACAGAGAAAGACATCATGCAAAACGTCCAGAAAGCAATCGATGATGATAGAGAAACAAGTCAAAGACTGAACGAAGAATTGAATGTAACAGATGAAAATGGAGAATGTGTTGTCGAAGCTAATGTTACTCCAATGGAGGTTGCAGGTGCTCTTGGACGCGTTCTGAGAGCACCTCTTACACCTCGAAGGGCTGCTGTGGGTGGATGTGCTGATGTAGGAGCAAGGGTGGGGGCAAATGTTGTTAGATGTGCAGGGGCTGCAAAAGGAGCACAAGCTGTTGGAATAGGGGCATGTGCTGCAGCTAAAGCGAGTGCACAAGCTATTGGAATGGAGGCTGCAAGGGAAGCAGGTGGCGCTATTGGTGCAGGTGCGGCAATAGGAGCACGCGCCGCATCTAAAGTAGGGGCCGCATTCATTGTTGTCCTTTTGCCATTAGACATACACGATTTTGTCGTCACATCAATAGAGACTTACCATGGTTCCATACACGAATCTGCGAATGCAGTGCGCCATCTTGCTGATGAACTGGAGACCGAAATGACCAGTGTCCTAGCTGCGT ATCGGGCCTGGCGCGGAAGCCGTGGCAGGGAAATGTGTGCTTCACTATTGAGGAGTGGATCTGTTGATAACTGA